A region of Vigna radiata var. radiata cultivar VC1973A chromosome 6, Vradiata_ver6, whole genome shotgun sequence DNA encodes the following proteins:
- the LOC106763168 gene encoding E3 ubiquitin-protein ligase At4g11680-like has protein sequence MNSRCFLHPQQDFSMVPFSSNSVTEDRVASARNRPPRVTPPSFLVRVAMRISRARWFTFLRRVFHYQNGSRSNLGSNPFNSSTWMMLEFIALVVQITITTFTLAISKRERPIWPMRIWISGYDIGVVLNLLLLYGRYRQIYLTQGLSDIEQQRNNEETSVYRMSHLMNRCRTSLELFFAIWFVMGNVWVFDSRFGSFQQAPKLHVLCITLLAWNAVCYSFPFLLFLLLCCFVPLISTLLGYNMNIASFDKGASDDQISQLPSWRHKEGRAKLELGNDSDGSEKLIDEDQECCICLTKYKDKEEVRQLPCSHVFHLKCVDQWLKITSCCPLCKQGLEM, from the exons ATGAATTCTAGGTGCTTCCTTCATCCACAACAAGACTTTAGCATGGTtccattttcttcaaattctgtCACAGAAGATAGAGTGGCTAGTGCTCGAAATAGGCCTCCACGTGTCACCCCTCCTTCCTTCTTGGTTCGGGTGGCCATGAGAATATCTAGAGCAAGATGGTTTACCTTTTTGAGAAGAGTTTTTCATTACCAAAATGGATCAAGGTCCAATCTTGGCTCCAACCCTTTCAATTCTAGCACTTGGATGATGCTGGAGTTTATTGCCTTGGTTGTTCAAATAACTATTACAACATTCACTTTAGCCATTTCCAAGAGGGAGAGACCTATTTGGCCGATGAGGATTTGGATTTCTGGTTATGATATTGGTGTTGTTCTTAATCTGCTGCTACTTTACGGGCGCTATCGTCAAATTTATCTCACGCAAGGCCTTTCTGATATAGAACAGCAGAGAAACAATGAAGAAACCAG TGTGTACAGGATGTCACACTTGATGAACAGATGTCGGACTTCACTTGAGCTTTTCTTTGCCATATGGTTTGTGATGGGAAATGTTTGGGTTTTTGACTCACGTTTTGGATCTTTTCAACAAGCTCCAAAACTGCATGTGCTCTGCATCACTCTTCTTGCTTGGAATGCAGTGTGCTACTCTTTCCCTTTTCTACTGTTTCTGCTGCTATGCTGTTTTGTGCCACTCATCAGCACCCTCCTTGGCTACAACATGAATATAGCCTCTTTTGATAAAGGAGCTTCTGATGATCAAATTTCACAGCTTCCAAGCTGGAGACATAAAGAAGGTCGTGCGAAGTTAGAGCTTGGAAATGACTCTGATGGGAGTGAAAAACTGATTGACGAAGACCAA GAATGTTGTATCTGCTTAACCAAGTATAAAGACAAAGAGGAAGTTAGACAATTGCCCTGTTCCCATGTGTTCCATCTAAAATGTGTGGATCAATGGCTAAAAATTACATCATGCTGTCCTCTTTGCAAGCAAGGATTGGAGATGTAG